GTGAATGCTGACAAAAATATCTCCGTCATTTCGTTCGGCAATATCAACGCGCGCCTGTAGTTCCGACCGCAGAGATGTTACCTTGGCCGCTACAGCACGGTCTGTGCTTCTCGTCATAATAACATTTGCTCCCGCCTCTTTTAACTGCTTTTCTAAGAGTAGTGCGACAGCAAGATTGTTATCTTTCTCAGTACTCCCATTGGCAACTGCACCGGGATTATAACCACCATGACCCGCATCTACGATGATCGTTTTGCCGGAAAGCGGCGCACCCAATACCAACGACTCGCTTATACCAAACGACAATAAAAAACAAAACAGAAATACGACCCACCTGCTATATTTTTTGTTCATACGATACGCCTCCCTCCTTTTAGAAAATGGCAGGCCTATCTTATCATATTTAATTACTATTTTCAATACT
The sequence above is a segment of the Selenomonadales bacterium genome. Coding sequences within it:
- a CDS encoding N-acetylmuramoyl-L-alanine amidase produces the protein MNKKYSRWVVFLFCFLLSFGISESLVLGAPLSGKTIIVDAGHGGYNPGAVANGSTEKDNNLAVALLLEKQLKEAGANVIMTRSTDRAVAAKVTSLRSELQARVDIAERNDGDIFVSIHSNSNNDPSFHGAMTFYGNERSEELAETIQKNLVYRTKAEDKGVQRAGFYVIRNTSMPSVLVEMGFVSNPKEAKRLSDPSYRQRIANGIYEGIEEYFRD